In Phaseolus vulgaris cultivar G19833 chromosome 10, P. vulgaris v2.0, whole genome shotgun sequence, a single genomic region encodes these proteins:
- the LOC137818331 gene encoding uncharacterized protein, protein MSYAHYHMGSGSRTARRSLEFGKTHVVRPKGKHQATIVWLHGLGDNGLSSYQLLESLPLPNIKWICPTAPTRPVTILGGFSCTAWFDMGELSEDGPDDSEGLDASAAHIANLLSTEPADVKVGIGGFSMGAAVAQYSATCFAMGRYGNGIPYPVNLRAVVGLSGWLPGSMSLRNKIEVSHEARRRAASLPVLLSHGSSDDVVLYKYGEKSAQSLSSAGFRYITFKSYDGLGHYTVPREMDEVSNWLNSRLGLGGSS, encoded by the exons ATGAGCTATGCACATTATCATATGGGCTCTG GTAGTAGAACTGCTCGGAGAAGTTTGGAGTTTGGGAAGACACATGTGGTGAGGCCAAAAGGAAAACACCAAGCCACTATAGTTTGGCTGCATGGTCTTGGTGACAATGGTTTGAG CTCATATCAGCTGCTGGAATCTCTTCCACTTCCAAAT ATAAAATGGATTTGCCCAACTGCTCCTACCCGCCCTGTAACAATACTTGGTGGTTTTTCCTGCACTGCAT GGTTCGACATGGGAGAACTTTCAGAAGATGGTCCAGATGATTCAGAGGGTTTAGATGCCTCAGCAGCACACATTGCCAACTTGTTGTCAACAGAGCCAGCTGATG TGAAAGTTGGAATTGGAGGCTTCAGTATGGGTGCTGCAGTAGCTCAATACTCTGCAACTTGTTTTGCCATGGGAAGGTATGGAAATGGCATCCCATATCCAGTGAACTTAAGAGCAGTTGTTGGACTAAGTGGCTGGCTTCCAGGATCAAT GAGCTTAAGGAACAAAATTGAAGTGTCACATGAAGCTAGAAGGAGAGCTGCTTCATTACCTGTTCTTCTGAGCCATGGAAGCA GTGATGATGTAGTCCTCTACAAATACGGAGAGAAATCAGCTCAATCCTTGAGTTCAGCAGGGTTTCGATACATTACATTCAAGTCATATGATGG GCTTGGTCATTATACTGTTCCTAGGGAGATGGATGAGGTCTCCAATTGGCTTAACTCAAGGCTGGGGCTTGGGGGATCCTCATGA